In a genomic window of Xenopus laevis strain J_2021 chromosome 5S, Xenopus_laevis_v10.1, whole genome shotgun sequence:
- the cmtr1.S gene encoding cap-specific mRNA (nucleoside-2'-O-)-methyltransferase 1 (The RefSeq protein has 2 substitutions compared to this genomic sequence): MKRKSDSEQQPSVQCRKKKRIEELGLNLSSTSDDDTQYSNHGTQESSTSSTSSDSDNEEKRPVFGSGRNETLPDTLAEGSSSHYSMYNSVSQKLMAKMGFREGEGLGKFGQGRKEIVETSKQKGRRGLGMVLKGFEKELNINWRSEPEATAYEEVDWFPECTTDIPDSDELSDWMIVGKRKLIIDDETEFCRDNLLTSLLQCKSAFDELEGEEMRRARTRSNPYEMIRGVFFLNRAAMKMANIDHVFDYMFTNPKDSQGKPKLKDKESELLYFADVCAGPGGFSEYVLWRKKWHAKGFGMTLKGPNDFKLEDFYAAPSELFEPYYGEGGVDGDGDVTRPENITAFRNFILDNTDHKGVHFMMADGGFSVEGQENIQEILSKQLLLCQFLVGLHVIRTGGHFICKTFDLFTPFSVGLIYLLYCCFERVCLFKPLTSRPANSERYVVCRGLKEGIDDVRNYLFNVNRRLNHLRNSDQDVTLVVPLEVLRGDKQFNEYMVRSNESCCEVQIKALAKIHAFVQDSTLSESRQADIRRECLKLWGVPDQARVAPTNTDARTKFFQLIQSQNIEVFGYKPTPLTAKTLEKLIHVFDYRCMVCGSEPKFLLGLGRSQIYTWGGRSNERWTRLDLKTELPRDTLLSVEIVHELKGEGKAQRKISAIHVLDVLFLNGTDVRTQHFTQRIQLAEKFVRAVAKPSRPDMNPIRVKEVYRLEDIEKIFLRLDMKHIKSSGGYLRLSYTGRDDRHFVPCGLYIVKTINEPWSMAYSKSQKRKYFYNSKTKNSQFELPVESIAPFHTCYYERLFWEWGEGVQIHDSQRRDPDSDKLSKDAVLQFIQAHHPCMPSSLTEDR; this comes from the exons ATGAAGAGAAAATCCGACTCCGAACAGCAGCCCAGCGTTCAGTGCCGCAAGAAGAAGCGAATTGAAGAGTTAGGGCTGAATCTGAGTTCAACCTCTGATGATGATACACAGTACAGCAACCATGGTACTCAGG AGTCTTCCACGAGCAGCACAAGCTCTGACAGTGACAATGAAGAGAAGAGGCCTGTATTTGGCTCTGGGAGAAATGAGACCCTGCCTGATACTCTTGCAGAAGGCTCTTCCTCCCATTACTCCATGTACAACAGCGTCTCCCAGAAGCTCATG GCCAAGATGGGCTTCCGCGAAGGCGAAGGTCTGGGGAAGTTTGGCCAAGGCAGAAAAGAAATTGTTGAAACGTCCAAGCAAAAGGGCCGAAGGGGTCTCGGCATGGTTTTGAAGGGATTTGAGAAAGAACTGAATATAAACTGGCGGTCTGAACCAGAG GCTACCGCTTATGAAGAAGTGGACTGGTTCCCAGAATGCACCACCGATATTCCAGATTCTGACGAGTTGTCGGACTGGATGACCGTGGGGAAG AGAAAGTTGATCATAGACGATGAGACTGAGTTTTGCCGGGACAATCTCCTGACTAGCCTGTTGCAGTGCAAG AGTGCATTTGATGAGCTGGAAGGGGAGGAGATGAGACGTGCCAGGACCCGATCCAACCCATATGAGATGATCCGAGGAGTATTCTTCCTTAATCG AGCAGCAATGAAAATGGCCAACATTGATCATGTATTTGACTACATGTTTACCAACCCTAAAGACTCGCAAGGG AAGCCaaaattaaaggataaggaatCAGAGCTGCTTTATTTTGCTGATGTCTGTGCTGGACCAGGGGGTTTCTCAGAGTATGTGCTGTGGAGAAAGAAGTGGCATGCTAAGGGCTTTGGCATGACCCTAAAGGGACCCAATGACTTCAAGCTGGAGGACTTTTACGCTGCTCCTAGTGAGCTTTTTGAGCCTTATTATG GGGAAGGAGGAGTGGATGGCGACGGAGATGTTACCCGCCCTGAGAACATCACAGCCTTTAGAAATTTTATCCTTGACAACACAGATCACAAGGGGGTCCACTTTATGATGGCGGATGGT GGCTTCTCTGTGGAAGGACAGGAAAACATTCAGGAGATTCTCAGCAAGCAGCTCCTTCTGTGCCAGTTCCTGGTGGGACTCCATGTCATCCGGACAG GAGGACATTTCATCTGCAAAACCTTTGACCTGTTCACTCCATTCAGCGTGGGCCTCATTTACTTGTTGTATTGCTGCTTCGAGCGAGTTTGCCTTTTCAAGCCTCTGACCAGCCGGCCAGCAAACTCTGAGag ATATGTGGTTTGCCGTGGGCTGAAAGAGGGCATTGATGATGTACGTAATTACCTGTTCAATGTAAATCGCCGCCTCAATCATCTGCGTAATTCAGATCAGGATGTCACTTTGGTGGTTCCCCTGGAGGTTCTGAGAGGGGACAAGCAGTTCAATGAATACATGGTCCGTTCTAATGAGAG CTGCTGTGAAGTGCAGATCAAGGCCCTAGCAAAAATCCACGCTTTTGTACAAGATTC GACCCTGAGTGAGTCTCGCCAGGCAGATATACGGAGGGAATGTCTGAAGCTGTGGGGG GTTCCAGACCAGGCACGAGTGGCACCAACTAATACTGATGCCCGGACCAAGTTTTTCCAACTGATTCAG AGCCAGAACATTGAGGTCTTTGGTTACAAGCCGACGCCGCTCACTGCAAAGACCTTGGAAAAGCTGATCCACGTCTTTGATTACAGGTGTATGGTATGTGGGAGCGAACCAAAGTTCCTCCTGGGCTTGGGG CGGTCTCAGATATACACCTGGGGGGGTCGCTCCAATGAGCGCTGGACTAGACTCGATTTGAAAACAGAGCTGCCCCGTGACACCCTGTTATCTGTGGAGATTGTGCATGAGCTGAAAGGAGAG GGGAAGGCGCAGAGGAAGATTAGTGCTATCCATGTACTTGACGTTCTATTTCTCAATGGGACAGATGTACGGACACAACATTTCACTCAGAG AATCCAACTGGCAGAGAAGTTTGTCAGGGCAGTTGCCAAGCCAAGCCGGCCTGACATGAATCCAATCAG AGTGAAGGAAGTGTATCGGCTTGAAGATATAGAAAAGATCTTTTTACG GTTAGACATGAAACACATTAAGAGCTCGGGGGGATACCTGCGCCTTTCCTACACTGGCAGAGATGACCGTCACTTTGTTCCATGCGGCCTCTATATCGTCAAAACTATAAATG AACCCTGGAGCATGGCTTACAGCAAAAGTCAGAAACGCAAATATTTCTACAACTCTAAGACAAAGAATTCACAGTTTGAACTTCCCGTGGAGTCCATTGCACCATTTCA CACCTGCTACTACGAGCGCCTGTTCTGGGAGTGGGGGGAAGGGGTGCAGATCCACGACTCTCAGAGACAAGACCCTGACTCAGACAAACTCTCCAAAGACGCCGTCCTTCAGTTCATTCAGGCGCATCACCCGTGCATGCCCTCCAGCCTGACAGAGGATAGGTAG